The following proteins are co-located in the Streptomyces sp. DT2A-34 genome:
- a CDS encoding transglycosylase SLT domain-containing protein produces MSVVSTFRRISAPKKALAGAALAAATAGTLFAAAPAQAATTEAGSAQTIAKKMISDSAQYQCFSKIVDHESDWNVNATNASSGAYGLVQALPGNKMASAGSDWKTNPATQIEWGLDYMKDRYGSPCGAWNFWQSNGWY; encoded by the coding sequence GTGTCCGTCGTTTCCACCTTCCGTCGCATCTCCGCCCCGAAGAAGGCCCTCGCCGGCGCCGCCCTGGCCGCCGCCACCGCCGGCACCCTGTTCGCCGCCGCGCCCGCGCAGGCCGCGACGACCGAGGCCGGCTCGGCGCAGACGATCGCGAAGAAGATGATCTCGGACTCGGCCCAGTACCAGTGCTTCTCCAAGATCGTCGACCACGAGAGCGACTGGAACGTCAACGCCACGAACGCCTCCAGCGGCGCCTACGGCCTCGTCCAGGCCCTGCCGGGCAACAAGATGGCCTCCGCCGGCTCCGACTGGAAGACCAACCCGGCCACCCAGATCGAGTGGGGCCTGGACTACATGAAGGACCGCTACGGCAGCCCGTGCGGCGCCTGGAACTTCTGGCAGTCGAACGGCTGGTACTGA
- a CDS encoding ECF transporter S component, with protein sequence MTGNPTPQARAVRLGPRSIAALVLVSAVGVAALGWPFLSPPASQVSAHAQDAPWLFTGLLLLLVAVVAATISESGLGPKAVAMLGVLAATGAALRPLGAGTAGIEPMFFLMVLSGRVLGPGFGFVLGAVTMFASALLTGGVGPWMPFQMLSMGWFTMGAGLLPGPDRLRGRGELLLLAGYGFLAAFAYGTVMNMQGWPYFDPDVTPLAPDPQAGPLANLARFVAYCLATSLGWDLGRAVVTVVLTVTLGPAILKALRRATRRAAFESPVTFDAPAG encoded by the coding sequence ATGACCGGCAACCCCACTCCCCAGGCCCGAGCCGTCCGCCTGGGCCCCCGCTCCATCGCCGCCCTCGTCCTGGTCAGCGCGGTCGGCGTGGCCGCGCTCGGCTGGCCCTTCCTCTCCCCGCCCGCCTCGCAGGTGAGCGCGCACGCCCAGGACGCCCCGTGGCTGTTCACCGGCCTGCTGCTTCTGCTGGTCGCCGTCGTCGCCGCGACGATCTCCGAGTCCGGGCTCGGTCCGAAGGCGGTGGCGATGCTGGGCGTGCTGGCGGCGACCGGCGCCGCCCTGCGTCCGCTCGGTGCCGGGACGGCCGGTATCGAGCCGATGTTCTTCCTGATGGTGCTCAGCGGCCGGGTCCTCGGCCCGGGCTTCGGTTTCGTTCTCGGCGCGGTGACGATGTTCGCGTCCGCCCTGCTCACGGGCGGGGTGGGGCCGTGGATGCCGTTCCAGATGCTGTCGATGGGCTGGTTCACGATGGGTGCCGGGCTGCTGCCGGGCCCGGATCGCCTGCGCGGCCGCGGGGAGCTGCTCCTGCTGGCCGGCTACGGCTTCCTCGCCGCCTTCGCCTACGGCACGGTGATGAACATGCAGGGCTGGCCCTACTTCGACCCGGACGTCACGCCGCTGGCCCCCGACCCGCAGGCCGGTCCGCTCGCCAACCTCGCCCGCTTCGTCGCGTACTGCCTGGCCACCTCGCTCGGCTGGGACCTCGGCCGGGCGGTAGTCACCGTCGTCCTCACCGTGACGCTCGGTCCGGCGATCCTCAAGGCGCTGCGGCGGGCCACGCGCCGGGCGGCCTTCGAGAGCCCGGTCACATTCGACGCTCCCGCAGGGTGA
- a CDS encoding energy-coupling factor transporter transmembrane component T: MAGTAAASVMAGPQLHPGAWWLWSLSLGTAATRTTNPLLLALLIATSAYVVATCRPDAPWARSYTAFVKLALAVLVIRLFFAVALGSPVPGTHVIVALPELPLPHWAQGIRLGGKVTVETLLFALYDGLRLAALLICVGAANSLAHPSRLLKSLPGALYEMGVAVVVALTYAPHLIADVQRLRAARRLRGRPGTGIRGLLHVGLPVLEGALERSVALAAAMDARGYGRSADVPPRVRRTTTALTLGGLLGVCAGTYGLLTAEGGTYGLPVLLAGLAAALAGLRLGGRRSLRTRYRPDRWDARAWLVAGSGATVAALLALAATRDPAALHPGVVPLVAPTLPLWPAAAVLLGLLPAFVSPAPRGPATPKEPS, translated from the coding sequence ATGGCAGGCACGGCGGCGGCGAGCGTGATGGCAGGACCACAGCTGCACCCCGGCGCCTGGTGGCTCTGGTCCCTCTCCCTCGGTACCGCGGCCACCCGCACCACCAACCCCCTCCTCCTCGCCCTCCTCATAGCGACCTCCGCCTACGTGGTGGCGACCTGCCGCCCCGACGCCCCCTGGGCCCGCTCCTACACGGCCTTCGTCAAGCTCGCCCTGGCCGTCCTCGTCATCCGCCTCTTCTTCGCCGTGGCCCTCGGCTCCCCCGTCCCCGGCACGCACGTGATCGTCGCCCTCCCCGAACTCCCCCTCCCGCACTGGGCGCAGGGCATCCGCCTGGGCGGCAAGGTCACCGTCGAGACCCTCCTGTTCGCCCTCTACGACGGCCTGCGGCTGGCGGCCCTCCTCATCTGCGTGGGCGCGGCGAACTCCCTCGCCCACCCCTCCCGCCTCCTCAAGTCCCTCCCCGGCGCCCTCTACGAGATGGGCGTGGCGGTGGTCGTCGCCCTCACCTACGCGCCTCACCTCATCGCCGACGTCCAGCGCCTGCGCGCCGCCCGCCGTCTGCGGGGCCGCCCCGGCACGGGCATCCGCGGCCTCCTGCACGTCGGACTCCCGGTGCTGGAGGGCGCGTTGGAGCGCTCGGTCGCCCTTGCCGCCGCGATGGACGCCCGCGGTTACGGCCGCAGCGCCGACGTCCCGCCCCGCGTCCGCCGTACGACCACCGCGCTCACGCTCGGCGGCCTGCTCGGCGTCTGCGCCGGAACGTACGGCCTGCTGACCGCCGAGGGCGGCACGTACGGCCTCCCGGTCCTTCTCGCCGGCCTCGCCGCCGCGCTCGCCGGCCTGCGCCTCGGCGGTCGCCGTTCCCTGCGCACCCGTTACCGCCCGGACCGCTGGGATGCCCGCGCCTGGCTGGTCGCCGGTTCCGGCGCGACGGTCGCCGCCCTGCTGGCCCTCGCCGCCACCCGCGACCCGGCGGCCCTGCACCCCGGTGTGGTCCCCCTCGTCGCCCCCACCCTCCCCCTGTGGCCCGCGGCGGCCGTCCTCCTCGGCCTGCTCCCGGCCTTCGTCAGCCCCGCACCCCGCGGTCCCGCCACCCCCAAGGAACCGTCGTGA
- a CDS encoding SCO2322 family protein: MIRRATTLLLAALVLLTGAAQAAHAAGYRYWSFWDRDGDTWTYATQGPSLARPSDGDVQGFRFAVSEDSKDAAKPRGTAEFAVICARTPARDGEKRVALVIDFGTTADAPSGETPPARRTACARVAPDATTAEALAAVAKPLRYDTNALLCAISGYPQRGCGEQVAGGGKPAATEETTDETTTPDRTTAEKRETSDEGPSLGLVAGIAVVAVLGAAAVWQARRRRA, encoded by the coding sequence GTGATCCGCCGCGCTACGACCCTCCTCCTGGCCGCGCTGGTCCTCCTGACCGGCGCGGCGCAGGCCGCCCACGCGGCCGGCTACCGCTACTGGTCCTTCTGGGACCGCGACGGCGACACCTGGACCTACGCCACCCAGGGCCCCTCCCTCGCCCGCCCCTCCGACGGCGATGTCCAGGGCTTCCGCTTCGCGGTGAGCGAGGACTCGAAGGACGCGGCGAAGCCCAGGGGCACGGCCGAGTTCGCGGTGATCTGCGCGCGGACGCCCGCGCGGGACGGCGAGAAGCGGGTGGCCCTGGTCATCGACTTCGGTACGACGGCGGACGCCCCGTCGGGCGAGACCCCGCCGGCCCGCCGTACCGCATGCGCGCGGGTGGCCCCGGACGCGACCACGGCGGAGGCCCTGGCCGCGGTGGCCAAGCCCCTGCGGTACGACACGAACGCCTTGTTGTGCGCGATCTCGGGGTATCCGCAGAGGGGGTGCGGGGAGCAGGTGGCCGGGGGCGGGAAGCCGGCGGCCACCGAGGAGACGACCGATGAGACGACGACTCCTGACAGGACGACCGCTGAGAAGCGAGAGACGTCGGACGAGGGCCCGTCGCTGGGCCTGGTCGCCGGAATCGCCGTAGTGGCCGTACTGGGAGCGGCAGCGGTATGGCAGGCACGGCGGCGGCGAGCGTGA
- a CDS encoding prenyltransferase/squalene oxidase repeat-containing protein, protein MYVRRSAAALAAVTVIGVATPLAQAATPSPSASLPAGLYGTADPTYDGVWRQSLALLAQDTVGVKPAATAVDWLTGQQCANGAFAPFRADTAKDCDAKTLVDTNSTAAAVQSLAALGGHDAATGKAVTWLKSVQNKDGGWGYSPGGPSDANSTSVVVGALTAVGEKPADVVKGGKSPYDALLSFALPCDETGGGAFAYQPDKKGKLTANADATAAAVIGTLGKTLTGAAPKPSSDALTCKDATNPEQAARNGAGYLVTALAKGDHLMSAMPGAEDQPDYGNTADAVLALSTAGHGDKAADAMRWLGAHYEQWAQQGGPAAYAQLILAAHGAGFDVRDFDGTGDDLVKRLNATGPAPESVPAVKSPTADDDRKKADEADDNGVSVWWIIGVGAVAGIGVGFLISGRNKGK, encoded by the coding sequence ATGTACGTCCGCCGCAGCGCCGCGGCCCTGGCCGCCGTCACCGTGATCGGCGTAGCGACTCCGCTCGCCCAGGCCGCCACCCCGTCGCCGTCCGCCTCGCTCCCGGCCGGGCTGTACGGCACCGCCGACCCGACGTACGACGGCGTCTGGCGGCAGTCGCTCGCCCTGCTGGCCCAGGACACGGTCGGCGTCAAGCCCGCCGCCACTGCCGTGGACTGGCTGACCGGGCAGCAGTGCGCCAACGGCGCGTTCGCCCCCTTCCGGGCCGACACCGCCAAGGACTGCGACGCCAAGACCCTCGTCGATACCAACAGCACCGCCGCCGCCGTCCAGTCCCTCGCCGCCCTCGGCGGCCATGACGCCGCCACCGGCAAGGCGGTCACCTGGCTGAAGTCCGTGCAGAACAAGGACGGCGGCTGGGGTTACTCGCCCGGCGGCCCCAGCGACGCCAACTCCACGTCCGTGGTCGTCGGCGCCCTCACCGCCGTGGGTGAGAAGCCGGCGGACGTGGTGAAGGGCGGCAAGTCGCCGTACGACGCCCTGCTGTCCTTCGCCCTCCCGTGCGACGAGACCGGTGGCGGGGCCTTCGCCTACCAGCCGGACAAGAAGGGCAAGCTCACGGCCAACGCGGACGCGACCGCTGCCGCCGTGATCGGTACGCTCGGCAAGACCCTCACCGGAGCCGCCCCGAAGCCCAGCTCCGACGCCCTCACCTGCAAGGACGCCACCAACCCCGAGCAGGCCGCGCGCAACGGCGCCGGGTACCTCGTCACGGCCCTGGCCAAGGGTGACCACCTCATGTCGGCCATGCCCGGCGCCGAGGACCAGCCCGACTACGGCAACACCGCCGACGCCGTCCTCGCCCTGTCCACGGCCGGCCACGGCGACAAGGCGGCCGACGCCATGCGCTGGCTGGGCGCTCACTACGAGCAGTGGGCGCAGCAGGGCGGCCCGGCCGCGTACGCGCAGCTGATCCTCGCCGCCCACGGTGCCGGCTTCGACGTACGCGACTTCGACGGCACCGGCGACGACCTGGTCAAGCGCCTCAACGCCACCGGACCGGCCCCCGAATCCGTCCCGGCCGTCAAGTCGCCCACGGCGGACGACGACCGGAAGAAGGCCGACGAGGCCGACGACAACGGCGTCAGCGTCTGGTGGATCATCGGCGTCGGCGCCGTCGCGGGCATCGGCGTCGGCTTCCTGATCAGCGGCCGCAACAAGGGCAAGTGA
- a CDS encoding nuclear transport factor 2 family protein yields the protein MGHRERLDHPEHLEHLLAERACERIVVDFVHRLDLGEPASVAELFTEDGTWEWPAGERLVEGRDALRVYFGSRPADRLSRRLMSNILVTVTSSDTATATSYFTTYRVDGHEGDLIPPGPPVQVGHYEDTFRRSPDGAWLLSARVLHLAFGGPTPRPPRP from the coding sequence ATGGGACACCGTGAACGCCTTGACCACCCTGAGCACCTTGAACACCTTCTCGCCGAACGCGCCTGTGAGCGCATCGTCGTCGACTTCGTCCACCGCCTCGACCTCGGCGAACCGGCCTCCGTCGCCGAGCTGTTCACCGAGGACGGCACCTGGGAGTGGCCGGCGGGCGAGCGGCTGGTCGAGGGGCGGGACGCGTTGCGCGTGTACTTCGGCTCCCGTCCCGCCGACCGTCTCTCGCGGCGCCTGATGTCCAACATCCTCGTCACGGTGACGTCCTCCGACACCGCGACGGCGACCTCGTACTTCACGACGTACCGCGTCGACGGCCACGAGGGCGACCTGATCCCGCCGGGCCCGCCGGTCCAGGTCGGCCACTACGAGGACACGTTCCGCCGGTCGCCGGACGGCGCCTGGCTGCTGTCCGCCCGGGTCCTCCATCTGGCCTTCGGCGGACCGACGCCGCGCCCGCCCAGGCCATGA
- a CDS encoding MBL fold metallo-hydrolase, whose product MAQAQAHDHGGGVRSIQVPIPDNPLGHTLVYVVDTDRGPVLVDTGWDDPASWDTLTEGLTACGTAPGEIHGVVITHHHPDHHGLSGKVREASGAWIAMHAADAAIVRRTRATRPERWFSYMADKLTAAGAPHAHVAPLRAARRPGTLPGFSPAAPDREIVPGELLDLPGRRLRAIWTPGHTPGHVCLHLEEDHPAQLPGHGRLFSGDHLLPGITPHIGLYEDPEDPDDTTVIDPLGDYLASLERVGRLTPAEILPAHQHAFTDAPARVRELLTHHEERLTGLQALLSDPLTPWQLAERMEWNRPWDQIPYGSRNIAIAEAEAHLRRLVKLGRAEAVAGSEPVTYVAV is encoded by the coding sequence ATGGCGCAGGCGCAGGCGCACGACCACGGCGGCGGCGTCCGGTCCATCCAGGTCCCCATCCCCGACAACCCGCTCGGCCACACCCTCGTGTACGTCGTCGACACCGACCGTGGCCCGGTGCTCGTCGACACCGGCTGGGACGACCCGGCCTCCTGGGACACCCTCACCGAGGGCTTGACGGCATGCGGCACCGCCCCCGGTGAGATCCACGGCGTGGTGATCACCCACCACCACCCCGACCACCACGGCCTGTCGGGCAAGGTGCGCGAGGCCTCCGGCGCCTGGATCGCGATGCACGCGGCGGACGCGGCGATCGTACGGCGCACCCGCGCGACCCGCCCCGAGCGCTGGTTCTCCTACATGGCGGACAAGCTCACGGCGGCCGGCGCCCCCCACGCCCACGTGGCCCCCCTGCGCGCAGCGCGCCGCCCTGGCACCCTCCCCGGCTTCTCCCCCGCCGCCCCCGACCGCGAGATCGTCCCCGGCGAACTCCTCGACCTCCCCGGCCGCCGCCTGCGCGCGATCTGGACGCCGGGCCACACCCCCGGCCATGTCTGCCTGCACCTGGAGGAAGACCACCCCGCTCAACTCCCGGGCCACGGCCGCCTGTTCTCCGGCGACCACCTGCTCCCCGGGATCACCCCGCACATCGGCCTGTACGAGGACCCCGAGGATCCTGACGACACCACCGTCATCGACCCCCTCGGCGACTACCTCGCCTCCCTCGAACGCGTCGGCCGCCTCACCCCCGCCGAGATCCTCCCCGCCCACCAGCACGCCTTCACCGACGCGCCCGCCCGCGTACGGGAGTTGCTGACCCACCACGAGGAACGCCTCACCGGACTGCAGGCGCTGCTGTCCGACCCCCTCACCCCTTGGCAGCTCGCCGAGCGCATGGAGTGGAACCGGCCCTGGGACCAAATCCCGTACGGATCACGGAACATCGCGATCGCGGAGGCCGAGGCCCATCTGCGGCGGCTGGTGAAGCTGGGGAGGGCGGAGGCGGTGGCCGGGAGTGAGCCGGTGACGTACGTGGCCGTTTAA